TCGATGGCATAGCATGCCACTTGGTCCTATTCCCCACTCAGCTTGGGAGTGGGGATTCCCAAGGGACAGGGCCCTCCCTGAGTAGCCCAGAGCATGTCACCATCCTCACATGGTACATTCCACCTGAGGTTTGGTGGGTTAAGTTTCCTTTAGCCACAGGATGGAACCCATTGTACCCTTGCTCTGCCTAAAGATATTTACACCAGTGATTTCGTATTTCTAGATATCATCTACGTTTTGAGATGTTAGTGATGACACTTCTTGCCTCTCAATAGTGAGAGtttcagtaattccatttcttcGCTTTGACTTTTTGTGTGTCCCTAAGTAGATCAGAATTATCCTTTCAGTGAAAGACTGCTAAAATTCTCAGCAGTTGGGGATTAAGTAGTGCCTACCACCTGCATGGAATTGGTGAACTAAAGGGTCATGATGGGCTATAGGGCTCCCATTTCCACTCGAAGCCTTAGCTCTGAATCTTCTGTTAGAAGAGATAAAGGGAAGCGTAAGTGGGTCATACGAGATTATCCTCAACTGAGCTGTCATGTACGTTAACACAGTCTTCATTTGAAGGGGAACTGGGAAGGCGGGGGGGAAGGGGGTAAAATCTGGCAGTGACATATGCCATACCATTGAGTGCCAGGACTGGTATCTCTAGTCTGGCTGGCTCAAGAgctgttccttcttttctcccttgaaTTTATACCTGTCCCTCCCAAAGGGAGAGGCTCCATTCAGTAAACTGACTttgtctaaaaaagaaaaattacattcttGAGGTGAACTGCTGAAAATGTAGTCTTCCTTGAATTCCAGTGCCAGTTTTGAGTCAGAATATGGTCCTTCCGGTCTCTGGCCATAGACCCTGGATTTAGGCCAGCCATAAAGCATTATCCTATACTTAGTCAAGAAGACACTGTATTTACTTAAATGAGATCCAGAAATATAATCATAGCCCCATGAATTTTAATAGTGCTTAAATGCCTATTCATTTAAAAGTACAAAAGCTTAACAAAAAGTTTTAGTGTTTACCCTTCTGTAGACAATGGTGAGTCACAAACATTTGAACAGTTTCGAGATTGTTTGATTTTTGAACCACTTACTCCTTTCCGTATGCCCTCACTCCCCCCAACATGCTGGGTGaagtatattttaacatttgtaaCTAAAGCTAATTAGAAGTAATTTTGTTTTGAGGCAACTCTCTGGGGTATGCCGTGTCAGGATTGAGAATcattccccttcccccagcaggCTCTGAAAAGCACCCGGAGGACTGTGTAAGGAGGAGGTCTTACCTTTCTAAGTGTTTGAAGGAGGCTTTGCTCGGGCTTTGGGAAGTCATCCACAGGTGATGGACTCCTGTAATTAAGACTTCTTATAAAGCTTCCCTTTCTTGTCAGCCTTTTCTGACTTCGCCATTTCTCTGAATTTCTCTCATTCAGGTTTGTGTTTAGCTTTCTCACTACAATCACATTGTCTCTAGTAGTTCAGATTCCAGGAAGATTGCCAGGGTATAGCTCTTCAattccataaaaaggaaagattaacTGAAaacatacacacgtgcacacagtcTCGCTCAGCCAGGCCCGTACCTGCTCTCTTGCtaagcccctcccctccttcccacaaATAGCCCTAAGAGACACAAAACTGCAGTCtcactcctcctcctctcttcgtccctcccccacctctcattTCTTGGCACACACAGAATGTCACTTGCAGCATGTAGCAAATCACATCAATGCGTTGCCTCTACCCAAAGGCCACGCGGCTTCCTCTGTGCTCCCCGTTCCAGCGCTTGCAAGCCCGGGTGATTAATTAGAGGCACACAGGTTACAGTGTTGGGCAATTACTCCTAGTGACAACACACAAGGAAGCTGAGCAAGGCCCAAATATGGCCCTTTTCACCCAGCCTTCCAAAAACCAAACATCTTGCACAAGAGTACATTTATAAGCTGGGCCCTGTGCCTGTGAGCCTCCCAAATGCTAACAGCTCAGTGGTGCTGACTGCTTTGTCTCCCTTTCTTCTAGCTCCTCTACCAGTGACCTCTCCAACTTTGACCATGCTTATCTGAGGCGAAGCCCTGACCACTGCAGTTCCCAGGGGAGCATGGAGAgcctggagcccagtgggggGTACCCACCGTGCCATCTTCTTTCCCCTGCCAAATCCACTGGCAGCATTGACCAGCTCAGCCACCTCCATAACAAGAGAGACTCGGCGTACAGCTCCTTCTCCACCAGTTCTAGCATCCTAGAGTATCCACCCCCTGGCATCTCTAGCCGGGAGCGGTCAGGCTCCATGGACACCACTTCTGCTCGTGGTGGCCTCCTAGAAGGGATGAGGCAGGCAGACATTCGCTATGTCAAGACAGTCTATGATCCCCGGAGGGGAATCTCGGCCGAGTATGAGGTGAACTCTTCAGCCCTCCTTCTCCAAGGGAGGGAGGCCCGAGCGTCAGCAGACGGTCAGGGCTATGATAAATGGCATAATGTTCCTCGGGGCAGGGGAGCACCACCCCCATCCTGGAGCCAGCAGTGCCCCAGTGCCTTGGAGACTGCCACTCCCAACCTGCCTCCTAAAGTGGgcgcacccctgcccccagctcggAGCGACAGTTATACCGCCTTTCGGCAGCGAGAACGACCCAGCTCGTGGTCTAGCCTCGATCAGAAGCGGTTCTGTCGGCCTCAGGCAAACCCCGCAGGCTCCCTGAAATCTCCCTTCATAGAGGAACAGCTGCATACTGTGCTAGAGAAGAGTCCAGAGAACAGCCCCCCAGCGAAGCCCAAGCATAGTTATCCCCAGAAGGCCCAACCTGGCCAACCTCTGCTGCCAACTGGCATCTACCCGGTCCCCTGTCTGGAGCCACACtttgcccaggtgccccagccttcTGTGAGTAGTAACGGTACACTCTATCCAGCACTGGCCAAGGAGAGTGGGTATAGAGCTCCTCATGGAGCCTGTGACAAGATGGCTACCTTTGATGAGAATGGGAACCAAAATGGATCTAGCAGGCCTGGGTTTGCCTTCTACCAGCCTCTAGAACATGATTCAGTGTCCCCAGGAGAGAGGAAATCTGAAACTTTAGCCAGATGTGTCCCCTACAAAGTCTATTTCCCTTCAGTACCTGAAAATGAGGAGGATACCTCCCTGCAGAGACAGCTCACACCTCTCCGAGGCAACAGCCCACATCCCAATGAGAGAAGGAGCACCCACAGCAACAAACCATATTCTAGTTATCACAGCCTCAGATCCCCTCAGGTCTGGCAAGTGGGTGAAGACAAGAGGTCCTCCAGGCCCTCAGAGCCTTGGGAGGGTGATTTACATGAAGACCACAATGCCAACCTGCAGCAGAAGCTCGAGAGGGAAAGCCTAGGCCAGAGCCTGTCGAACAACTTTGGCAGAACCAAGTCAGGCTTTTCCTCTCTCCAAAACATTCCTGAGAGTCTAAGAGGGCAAAGCAGCTTGGAgctaggaggaggagcccaggaGGGCTACCTGGAGGGCTGGTCTACCTCTGTAGTCAACAGCAAGGTAGAAGACTCTGGAAGGAAAGCTGTTCCTGACCACAAGAGCCAGCTGGACAGGCCAGTCTCCTATCCAAGGCCCGAGGCAAGAACCAGTGCCTTGGCCTCTTTCCCTAGTTCAGACCCAAGGTATGAGgagcttccctccccaccccaccagcagACATCCAGTCTGGGCAGGAGGCGGCTCAGCTCCAGCAGCACCTCTGCTCTGCAGGGCTTTCAGTATGGGAAACCCCACTGCTCCGTGCTGGAGAAGGTTTCCAAGATTGAGCAGCGAGAGCAAGGGAGCCAGAGACCCCCAAGTGTGAGCAGCTCTAGTTATGGCCACAACTACAAGCCCAACAACAGGACGCTTGCGACTTCTAATACTTTTGGGAATGACTTTGAGGAGACAAAAGCCAATGTCCGTTTTTCTGAATCCACTGAACCCATAGGCAATGGGGAGCAGCACTTCAAAAACGAGGAGCCAAAGCTGGGAGAGGTTTCCTGGCAGCCGTATGGTCAGCAGTTGAGGCGGGGTGCCGATGTCAGCCGTGGCCCCCAACTTCATGGCAGTGAGCCCCCGAGGCGGGACCCTCAGTTGCTCCGCAGCCAGAGCACCTTTCAGCTCTTTGGCGAGGCGGAGAAGGAGCCCGTGTGGCTGGACGAGAGGCCCCGCACGCCTGAGTCGCCGGTGCTGGACGCCCCCTTCAGTCGTGCCTACCGGAACAGCATCAAGGACGCGCAGTCCCGGGTCCTGGGGGCCACCTCCTTTCGACGCCGGGACCTCGAGCTGGGGACACCCGCAACTTCAAGACCCTGGCGCCTGCGGCCCGCCTCGGCGCACGTGGGGCTGCGGAGCCCAGAGGCAGCGGCATCCGCCTCCCCGCACACCCCTCGTGAGCGGCACAGTGTGACCCCGGCCGAGGGCGACCCTGCCCGACCTGCGCCCCCTGCCGCCCGAAGGGGGCCGCGCCGGCGCCTGACCCCCGAGCAGAAGAAGCGCTCCTACTCAGAGCCTGAGAAGATGAACGAGGTGGGGATCTCGGAGGAGGCCGAGCCGGCGCCCTCCAGCCCGCAGAGGAAGGGCCTGCGTTTCCCCGAGAGCACGGTGGCGGACCGGCGCCGCATCTTCGAGCGCGACGGCAAGGCCTGCTCCACGCTCAGCCTGTCGGGCCCGGAGCTCAAGCAGTTCCAGCAGAGCGCCCTGGCCGACTACATTCAGCGCAAGACCGGCAAGCGGCCTTCCTCCGCCGCCGGCTGCAGCCTCCAGGAGCCTGGGCTGCTGCGGGAGCGCGCCCAGAGCACCTACCTGCAGCCTGGCCCTGCGGCGCCCGAAGGCCCCAGCCTCGCCTCAGCCTCCAGTCTCTGCTCCCTGCGGGAATCCAGTCTGCAGCCCCGCAGGGAGGCCGTCCTCCTGCCGGCCGCAGCAGTGGGGGGCGCGGGGGAGTCCCCGCGGGCCCCCAGAGATCGCAGCAGCTCCTTCGCTGGAGGCCGCGTCCTAGGGGAATGGCGACGCGGGGACCAAGCCCCAAGGGAGCAGCTCGGTGGAGCTAGTAACTGTGGACCAATGAGCACCCAGAGGGTGGACAGGGCCCCTGGGGAGCCCTCCACGTGGGGATCCGCAGCCAAGAGGGCTGGGAAGTCTATGTCTGCAGAGGACCTGCTGGAGCGTTCCGATGTCCTGGCGGTCCCTGTCCATGTGAGATCACGGTCCTCGCCCACTGCAGACAAGAAGCGTCAGGTATGTGCAACCAGAGGGTCTCAGAATGGGGCCCTTCGGCCCCAGGACTTTTGTGAGGCTCCCCTATCCCACCGCTTCTCCCCACTCTAATTTTCCTGATACATGCAGAAGGGTGGCATTAGTTTTCATGGAGTGATTTCTTTCTCCACGCCATGATACCCTTACAGAGATACAAATATGTAGATACagacacacaaaacacacacacagacatctATACAACTCTGTGTGTGTACCCTTCATTTTAGGAAGTTACCCACCTCTCAGTGCAAGAATGCATGGTTAGGAAAAGTTAGGGATTATCTTTTTTGTCCGTTTGGTTTTTTTATATTCATGGAATAGAGACTgtctcagtatttttaaaagattttagctTTGCACCCTCTGTTTCTGACTTTTACATTTACAAAACAAGAATTATTGACTCTAATAAGTTATTGGCTATCAAACTCCTGGCCCTCAGCTAGGTATGCTTTACATTTGTGTTATCTCATTACGCCTCAACTCTCCTGTGTAGTATATTGCCCACATCAAACCTATCTGAATTCTTGGAGTGCACCACTTTGGTGAGATAGGAGAATCACAGACTTTCCAATTCTCACATAAAAGGATTTTCTAATAAAGATTTCAAACTATTCAAAGATTATGAAGTGCTTTCCACTGAAGATTTCAGCATAGCTAAGCAATAGAACCTGAGCACTAACTCCCAGGAGTCTACTAATTGCCTTAGTTCTTAGTCACTCCTTGCTGGGAGTGCACTGCAGATCAAAGGCCTACCTCATGGTTCCCTTCCCACCTCAGAAGATATTAGGAATTTACATCTAGGTTAGCACAGGGGAGAACACTCGTCCACTGTGCCTTCTCGCATTCTGTTTTCCCCAGCAGAGAAGTCAGTCATTTAGCAAGAATTTGTAGAGCATGTGTTGTATGAAAAGCACTGTACTATGAGGTTGAAGGAAACACAGAAGGACGTGAAGCTCATGCCTTTCTGGGGTTCACAACTGAGCAAGGAATATGATGAGCTTCTATATAAATGACTCACGGGACTAGCAAATGCTTTGGGAGCAGTGATAAATAATATGCTATGGAGGGGAGAGTGATTAATTCTAACTGAGGGGATCTAAGGGCTTCTCTTGAAGGAGATGGTATTTGAACCAGGCTGTGAAGGATGGGTAAGGTGTTGACAAAGGATTGGGGTTGGTAGAAACagcttcaaagaaagaaaaattcagacaTTACTGCCCGAGAAGTTTTTTGCTGCACTGCTTCTGAAACCAAATACTGTACCCACCTagatattttctgtttcaaaatacCCAGAAATACTTTCTCTCCAGGATAAATGCGCAAAAAATTGTATAGAGGCAATCCTCCATAAGCTTTCACTAAGCATTTTCTTCCCCTCAGAATGAAGCACAGAGCTAATTTCTACTCCTTATCCTACCACTAAAACACTTAAAATCCATGTATGTAACATACAATTTCAGCTAGTTTGATGAACTTCAGTAGCATAACGACCccaacattttcttaatttttcttcctgtgttctctaaagaaaacagaaatgtttagGTAAAAACTAAATCATATTCTGCTATTTGTTTCTTACTATATTTCATTATTCTCCCTTGGGGAATTGGTTGGATGGCTCTGAATGTTACTCTGCTTTCTCCCCAAATATTGAGAAAGTCTGGTAAACTGGGAAATAAAGCTAAAACACAGGTGTAGGGAAATGACAAAATTCCTCCAAATCCCAGCTGAATATGTTATttgaaaaacttttagaaaagtaCAGAACATTATttacattctcttcaataaagaGAATAccatatttagatatttaatttgGGGACTTTGATGCCAGAAggggaaaattttcaaaatgaaatactttatcTGTGCTGCTTTGCTCCTACAAATTCTGAAAACAGATTACCAGCCCCCAGATTGTAATTGTGTCAGGACTGTGCTCTGGAGCACCCTTCTCCCATTTTCCCACCTGCAACCAGACCTTGCCTGCCCCAAGACCTGGTCCACAGCAAGGTCTTCACCTTGCATCTTTTTCATACAGCCGTCCTCTACCCTATTTGTAGAActagttaaaaagcaaaataaaactagtCTCTACACAATTACTGTGGTTATTATTTCaggatattgtatttttttaatgtgcatgaATTCTAGAGACTTTACCATTATTAAGCTTTAATGAAGGTATTCAATAAGAATTTGTCTCATCCCAGCTTTAGAGAACTCTGAGAAATTAAGTTACCCTGCAGAAACTGTTTGCCTACTAAGTTAAAGCCAAAATATGAAGTCGTTTTCTGGGGCTGGCTCATTCCATGGCATCCTGAACAAATGTTCCTTGCTCCTGCCAGCCAGATGCTTATAGAGCAGGATTTTACAAGCTTTTGACAAGGATTCAGTTCCTTTTCAGAAGGCCATTAGTGAGGACAGTTTCTGCCTCCCAAACAAGGTCAACATGGAAGTCAGTTTCTCTGTTCATATAAATTGATCATTCTTGCACCTAAGTAACTGCAGAAGGCTGCCACCACTCATAGCCTGAGACCTGCTCAGACACTCAGGAGGCCTGGGCCTCTCCTTAGCCAGCGATGGTTATCTCTGAAACATGCAACCTCTTACTACTTCTGTTAATTCTTCTTCGTTTGAAAAGTGTAATTGCAGAACAAATGGATATTAGTGATGGCGCTGAAGACACATCAAATTCTTGCCTATTTCCTACTGTCTATGAAACTTTGGAAAacttaacctttttaaaatggGTGGGCCCTGAAAAAGCTGCCAGAAAATACCCAAATATTTCTGCTTTGGAGATGGAAATTTACACCTATTCATTGCATAGATTTAGAATCCAGCAAAGGCTATAAAAAGAAACCTTTGGAGAAATAAGATTCCTGGCTGGGAGTTGCTTTTTCCAGATGCTGAGTTAGAGGTTTCTCTGGTTCTCACTGTATTTACAGAGACCTTGGTTCCTGAAATATGAGATATTCACCATGTGATGGTGTGACAAACATCATTTAACTGCTGAGGAAATTGCTTAGTTCATCCCACAGTGTTGGATATAGGCTTGGTTCTGTAGAATGCAGCTTGTAAATCATTTAGCACCCATTCAAGCTTGTGCATAAACAGAATCACCTTTCCACAAAATGCGAAGGTACaaatagctaataataataatgtctactATGTATGCACCAGTCATTGTTCTACATGTTTTATAAGCATAAAAATAATCCTCACATCTACGCAAAGAAGTAGATACTGTTATCTCTGTATTACATATGAGGGATCTGAGACACAGAAAGGATGAGAAATTTGCCCAAGGTAGTGGGAGGGAGGTTTTTGACCCCATGCTGTCTGACTCCAGATTCTGCAAGTCACTATACCATGCTCCCTCCTTGCATAAAAAAagactggaggagggaggaggcaagagTTAAATATCTATCTGAAAACTTCAAGCCAAtgaattgatttcattttaacatttactgATTACTGttattcacatttaaataaaaatttgagatttCTCAAATGGATTCCTAATTCATTTTTGCAGATACTTGGAAACTGATATCCAAAGTAGATGAATACTATCATCTTCATATTTCACTGGCCACAGAGTTAGTTAGCAGGATATCTAACTCTGAACCCAAAGCAAGAGTGTAAGGATTGGGACTCAATTTACTTTAGgtttataataaagttttaagTTTGCTATGCCTAACGAAGACTAAGAACAGGGGTATTTTTTAA
The sequence above is a segment of the Zalophus californianus isolate mZalCal1 chromosome 2, mZalCal1.pri.v2, whole genome shotgun sequence genome. Coding sequences within it:
- the SHROOM3 gene encoding protein Shroom3 isoform X3, which translates into the protein MMQITPGTIGAPWPQRYHSSSSTSDLSNFDHAYLRRSPDHCSSQGSMESLEPSGGYPPCHLLSPAKSTGSIDQLSHLHNKRDSAYSSFSTSSSILEYPPPGISSRERSGSMDTTSARGGLLEGMRQADIRYVKTVYDPRRGISAEYEVNSSALLLQGREARASADGQGYDKWHNVPRGRGAPPPSWSQQCPSALETATPNLPPKVGAPLPPARSDSYTAFRQRERPSSWSSLDQKRFCRPQANPAGSLKSPFIEEQLHTVLEKSPENSPPAKPKHSYPQKAQPGQPLLPTGIYPVPCLEPHFAQVPQPSVSSNGTLYPALAKESGYRAPHGACDKMATFDENGNQNGSSRPGFAFYQPLEHDSVSPGERKSETLARCVPYKVYFPSVPENEEDTSLQRQLTPLRGNSPHPNERRSTHSNKPYSSYHSLRSPQVWQVGEDKRSSRPSEPWEGDLHEDHNANLQQKLERESLGQSLSNNFGRTKSGFSSLQNIPESLRGQSSLELGGGAQEGYLEGWSTSVVNSKVEDSGRKAVPDHKSQLDRPVSYPRPEARTSALASFPSSDPRYEELPSPPHQQTSSLGRRRLSSSSTSALQGFQYGKPHCSVLEKVSKIEQREQGSQRPPSVSSSSYGHNYKPNNRTLATSNTFGNDFEETKANVRFSESTEPIGNGEQHFKNEEPKLGEVSWQPYGQQLRRGADVSRGPQLHGSEPPRRDPQLLRSQSTFQLFGEAEKEPVWLDERPRTPESPVLDAPFSRAYRNSIKDAQSRVLGATSFRRRDLELGTPATSRPWRLRPASAHVGLRSPEAAASASPHTPRERHSVTPAEGDPARPAPPAARRGPRRRLTPEQKKRSYSEPEKMNEVGISEEAEPAPSSPQRKGLRFPESTVADRRRIFERDGKACSTLSLSGPELKQFQQSALADYIQRKTGKRPSSAAGCSLQEPGLLRERAQSTYLQPGPAAPEGPSLASASSLCSLRESSLQPRREAVLLPAAAVGGAGESPRAPRDRSSSFAGGRVLGEWRRGDQAPREQLGGASNCGPMSTQRVDRAPGEPSTWGSAAKRAGKSMSAEDLLERSDVLAVPVHVRSRSSPTADKKRQDVVLGESNSFGLVKDPCYLAGPGSRSLSCSERGHEDMPLLKHHPSPRWGGPGCKAVGGASVPSKCPGPLDPQRQASRTMPCPGLLPTGMPGHLTDTRAAPLTPLGSALPSPAPLSSQAATDQPTGRDGPMGQQPLPPYTQAVTHRSDGHGLVQPASPRGHEPNSPEHGMEEATRRRVSLAQRPALPRVKWAHAVREDSLPEDSSSPEFANLKHYKTQQPPPSSSSTLEDTPLGTPSTPGRLSLRISESVLQTSPPPREDYDDEVFVKDLYPNATSSPTFDLPPPPPPPLSQDTPVNSLDDFPPPPPQAMYEAELVGEDYKEPWTSSSSKFAKVTVAKERPIPGTVHLVGSPVPASKSQTSVKVSEANETNPPSSMGALPQPDGALGKQPSPGQPPPIHDPVCGPRGLEKNVSSGPQKTSEDIRTEALAKEIVHQDKSLADILDPDSRMKTTMDLMEGLFPRDVNLLKENSIKRKAMQRTVNCAEYEGKRSEDKEAVGMLVTCPAYYSVSAPKAELLNKIKDMPEEANEGEEPVDVNEKKAELIGSLTHKLEALQEAKGSLLMDIKLNNALGEEVEALISELCKPNEFDKYKMFIGDLDKVVNLLLSLSGRLARVENVLSGLSEDASNEERSSLNEKRKVLAGQHEDARELKENLDRRERVVLDILANYLSEEQLQDYQHFVKMKSTLLIEQRKLDDKIKLGQEQVKCLLESLPSDFIPKAGALALPPDLESEMGPAGGCTVSGVFPTLTSPL
- the SHROOM3 gene encoding protein Shroom3 isoform X2 produces the protein MAFYPTPEYDMQLARGLLSRMFLFATRRSDPAGRPHSWHLTKFGENQPDASMMQITPGTIGAPWPQRYHSSSSTSDLSNFDHAYLRRSPDHCSSQGSMESLEPSGGYPPCHLLSPAKSTGSIDQLSHLHNKRDSAYSSFSTSSSILEYPPPGISSRERSGSMDTTSARGGLLEGMRQADIRYVKTVYDPRRGISAEYEVNSSALLLQGREARASADGQGYDKWHNVPRGRGAPPPSWSQQCPSALETATPNLPPKVGAPLPPARSDSYTAFRQRERPSSWSSLDQKRFCRPQANPAGSLKSPFIEEQLHTVLEKSPENSPPAKPKHSYPQKAQPGQPLLPTGIYPVPCLEPHFAQVPQPSVSSNGTLYPALAKESGYRAPHGACDKMATFDENGNQNGSSRPGFAFYQPLEHDSVSPGERKSETLARCVPYKVYFPSVPENEEDTSLQRQLTPLRGNSPHPNERRSTHSNKPYSSYHSLRSPQVWQVGEDKRSSRPSEPWEGDLHEDHNANLQQKLERESLGQSLSNNFGRTKSGFSSLQNIPESLRGQSSLELGGGAQEGYLEGWSTSVVNSKVEDSGRKAVPDHKSQLDRPVSYPRPEARTSALASFPSSDPRYEELPSPPHQQTSSLGRRRLSSSSTSALQGFQYGKPHCSVLEKVSKIEQREQGSQRPPSVSSSSYGHNYKPNNRTLATSNTFGNDFEETKANVRFSESTEPIGNGEQHFKNEEPKLGEVSWQPYGQQLRRGADVSRGPQLHGSEPPRRDPQLLRSQSTFQLFGEAEKEPVWLDERPRTPESPVLDAPFSRAYRNSIKDAQSRVLGATSFRRRDLELGTPATSRPWRLRPASAHVGLRSPEAAASASPHTPRERHSVTPAEGDPARPAPPAARRGPRRRLTPEQKKRSYSEPEKMNEVGISEEAEPAPSSPQRKGLRFPESTVADRRRIFERDGKACSTLSLSGPELKQFQQSALADYIQRKTGKRPSSAAGCSLQEPGLLRERAQSTYLQPGPAAPEGPSLASASSLCSLRESSLQPRREAVLLPAAAVGGAGESPRAPRDRSSSFAGGRVLGEWRRGDQAPREQLGGASNCGPMSTQRVDRAPGEPSTWGSAAKRAGKSMSAEDLLERSDVLAVPVHVRSRSSPTADKKRQDVVLGESNSFGLVKDPCYLAGPGSRSLSCSERGHEDMPLLKHHPSPRWGGPGCKAVGGASVPSKCPGPLDPQRQASRTMPCPGLLPTGMPGHLTDTRAAPLTPLGSALPSPAPLSSQAATDQPTGRDGPMGQQPLPPYTQAVTHRSDGHGLVQPASPRGHEPNSPEHGMEEATRRRVSLAQRPALPRVKWAHAVREDSLPEDSSSPEFANLKHYKTQQPPPSSSSTLEDTPLGTPSTPGRLSLRISESVLQTSPPPREDYDDEVFVKDLYPNATSSPTFDLPPPPPPPLSQDTPVNSLDDFPPPPPQAMYEAELVGEDYKEPWTSSSSKFAKVTVAKERPIPGTVHLVGSPVPASKSQTSVKVSEANETNPPSSMGALPQPDGALGKQPSPGQPPPIHDPVCGPRGLEKNVSSGPQKTSEDIRTEALAKEIVHQDKSLADILDPDSRMKTTMDLMEGLFPRDVNLLKENSIKRKAMQRTVNCAEYEGKRSEDKEAVGMLVTCPAYYSVSAPKAELLNKIKDMPEEANEGEEPVDVNEKKAELIGSLTHKLEALQEAKGSLLMDIKLNNALGEEVEALISELCKPNEFDKYKMFIGDLDKVVNLLLSLSGRLARVENVLSGLSEDASNEERSSLNEKRKVLAGQHEDARELKENLDRRERVVLDILANYLSEEQLQDYQHFVKMKSTLLIEQRKLDDKIKLGQEQVKCLLESLPSDFIPKAGALALPPDLESEMGPAGGCTVSGVFPTLTSPL
- the SHROOM3 gene encoding protein Shroom3 isoform X1, with the translated sequence MAKIEEGGKADLVSSKLRAGDEVVHINEVVLSSSRREAVSLVKGSYKTLRLVVRRDACADPGPAGTGTSDSSPEHLASHPQHRKAAWSGGAKLRPKHRRSDPAGRPHSWHLTKFGENQPDASMMQITPGTIGAPWPQRYHSSSSTSDLSNFDHAYLRRSPDHCSSQGSMESLEPSGGYPPCHLLSPAKSTGSIDQLSHLHNKRDSAYSSFSTSSSILEYPPPGISSRERSGSMDTTSARGGLLEGMRQADIRYVKTVYDPRRGISAEYEVNSSALLLQGREARASADGQGYDKWHNVPRGRGAPPPSWSQQCPSALETATPNLPPKVGAPLPPARSDSYTAFRQRERPSSWSSLDQKRFCRPQANPAGSLKSPFIEEQLHTVLEKSPENSPPAKPKHSYPQKAQPGQPLLPTGIYPVPCLEPHFAQVPQPSVSSNGTLYPALAKESGYRAPHGACDKMATFDENGNQNGSSRPGFAFYQPLEHDSVSPGERKSETLARCVPYKVYFPSVPENEEDTSLQRQLTPLRGNSPHPNERRSTHSNKPYSSYHSLRSPQVWQVGEDKRSSRPSEPWEGDLHEDHNANLQQKLERESLGQSLSNNFGRTKSGFSSLQNIPESLRGQSSLELGGGAQEGYLEGWSTSVVNSKVEDSGRKAVPDHKSQLDRPVSYPRPEARTSALASFPSSDPRYEELPSPPHQQTSSLGRRRLSSSSTSALQGFQYGKPHCSVLEKVSKIEQREQGSQRPPSVSSSSYGHNYKPNNRTLATSNTFGNDFEETKANVRFSESTEPIGNGEQHFKNEEPKLGEVSWQPYGQQLRRGADVSRGPQLHGSEPPRRDPQLLRSQSTFQLFGEAEKEPVWLDERPRTPESPVLDAPFSRAYRNSIKDAQSRVLGATSFRRRDLELGTPATSRPWRLRPASAHVGLRSPEAAASASPHTPRERHSVTPAEGDPARPAPPAARRGPRRRLTPEQKKRSYSEPEKMNEVGISEEAEPAPSSPQRKGLRFPESTVADRRRIFERDGKACSTLSLSGPELKQFQQSALADYIQRKTGKRPSSAAGCSLQEPGLLRERAQSTYLQPGPAAPEGPSLASASSLCSLRESSLQPRREAVLLPAAAVGGAGESPRAPRDRSSSFAGGRVLGEWRRGDQAPREQLGGASNCGPMSTQRVDRAPGEPSTWGSAAKRAGKSMSAEDLLERSDVLAVPVHVRSRSSPTADKKRQDVVLGESNSFGLVKDPCYLAGPGSRSLSCSERGHEDMPLLKHHPSPRWGGPGCKAVGGASVPSKCPGPLDPQRQASRTMPCPGLLPTGMPGHLTDTRAAPLTPLGSALPSPAPLSSQAATDQPTGRDGPMGQQPLPPYTQAVTHRSDGHGLVQPASPRGHEPNSPEHGMEEATRRRVSLAQRPALPRVKWAHAVREDSLPEDSSSPEFANLKHYKTQQPPPSSSSTLEDTPLGTPSTPGRLSLRISESVLQTSPPPREDYDDEVFVKDLYPNATSSPTFDLPPPPPPPLSQDTPVNSLDDFPPPPPQAMYEAELVGEDYKEPWTSSSSKFAKVTVAKERPIPGTVHLVGSPVPASKSQTSVKVSEANETNPPSSMGALPQPDGALGKQPSPGQPPPIHDPVCGPRGLEKNVSSGPQKTSEDIRTEALAKEIVHQDKSLADILDPDSRMKTTMDLMEGLFPRDVNLLKENSIKRKAMQRTVNCAEYEGKRSEDKEAVGMLVTCPAYYSVSAPKAELLNKIKDMPEEANEGEEPVDVNEKKAELIGSLTHKLEALQEAKGSLLMDIKLNNALGEEVEALISELCKPNEFDKYKMFIGDLDKVVNLLLSLSGRLARVENVLSGLSEDASNEERSSLNEKRKVLAGQHEDARELKENLDRRERVVLDILANYLSEEQLQDYQHFVKMKSTLLIEQRKLDDKIKLGQEQVKCLLESLPSDFIPKAGALALPPDLESEMGPAGGCTVSGVFPTLTSPL